One Bombina bombina isolate aBomBom1 chromosome 5, aBomBom1.pri, whole genome shotgun sequence DNA segment encodes these proteins:
- the LOC128660002 gene encoding gastrula zinc finger protein XlCGF26.1-like isoform X2, which translates to MNSYVLDKHMNSSYQPFTTASITMMPQTPTFLDTNDYSQKLGKSQQIFKEDGELAGTGQQSLCTESNLVIKQEDNNYALSSEIIIPEDKPQTFTEFLKHFKEEKSLQSSQMIHTKEKHFKCTECEKSFRYKSHLLEHHNIHTGEKPNTCTEGVKCFIQMTKRLAHERTHMREISFSCTECGKSFIQKSDLKKHERIHTGEKPFTCTECGKRFTEKSTLRKHERIHTGEKPFTCVECGKSFTEKSSLTNHERSHTGEKPFTCTECGKSFTEKSSLTNHERIHTGEKPFTCTECGKSFTEKSSLRKHERFHTGEKPFTCTECGKCFTEKSDLKRHERIHTGEKPFTCTECGISFTQISSLTNHERIHTGEKLFTCTECGKSFTDKGNLRKHEIFHTGEKPFICTECGKCFTDKGNLKRHERIHTGEKPFTCTECGKSFTDKGNLRKHERFHTGEKPFICTECGKCFTEKSDLKRHERIHTGEKPFICTECGKSFSRKSDLKNHERSHTGEKPFTCTECGKSFTDKGNLRKLEMIHTGEKLFACTECGNSFTQMSNLRKHERIHKGRYLSHV; encoded by the exons atgaactcctatgtgttag acaaacacatgaataGTTCATATCAACCCTTCACTACAGCAAGCATCACAATGATGCCACAGACTCCAACATTTTTAGACACTAATGATTATTCACAAAAATTGgggaaatcacagcagatatttaaagaagatggtgaattggcaggaactggtcagcaatcattatgtacagagagtaatttagtcatcaaacaagaggacaataattatgccttatctagtgaaattattatccctgaggataagccacaaacatttactgagtttttaaaacattttaaagaagagaaaagtctacagtctagccaaatgattcatacaaaggagaaacatttcaaatgtacagaatgtgagaaaagctttagatataAGTCTCATCTCCTAGAACACCACaacattcacacaggtgagaagccAAACACATGTACTGAGGGTGTCAAATGTTTTATACAAATGACAAAACGTCTAGCTCATGAAAGGACCCACATGCGGGAGATATCATTTagctgtacagagtgtggaaaaagttttatacaaaagagtgatctgaaaaagcatgaaaggattcacacaggagaaaagccattcacatgtactgagtgtggaaaacgttttacagaaaagagtactctgagaaaacatgaaaggattcacacaggagaaaagcctttcacatgtgtagagtgtggaaaaagttttacagaaaagagtagtctgacaaatcatgaaaggagtcacacaggagaaaagcctttcacatgtacagagtgtggaaaaagttttacagaaaagagtagtctgacaaatcatgaaaggattcacacaggagaaaagcctttcacatgtacagagtgtggaaaaagttttacagaaaagagtagtctgagaaaacatgaaagatttcacacaggggaaaagcctttcacatgtacagagtgtggaaaatgttttacagaaaagagtgatctgaaacggcatgaaaggattcacacaggggaaaagccttttacatgtacagagtgtggaataagttttacacaaataagtagtctgacaaatcatgaaaggattcacacaggagaaaagcttttcacatgtacagagtgtggaaaaagttttacagataagggtaatctgagaaaacatgaaatatttcacacaggggaaaagcctttcatatgtacagagtgtggaaaatgttttacagataaGGGTAatctgaaaaggcatgaaaggattcacacaggagaaaagccttttac atgtacagagtgtggaaaaagttttacagataagggtaatctgagaaaacatgaaagatttcacacaggggaaaagcctttcatatgtacagagtgtggaaaatgttttacagaaaagagtgatctgaaaaggcatgaaaggattcacacaggggaaaagcctttcatatgtacagagtgtggaaaaagtttttcacggaagagtgatctgaaaaatcatgaaagaagtcacacaggagaaaagccttttacatgtacagagtgtggaaaaagttttacagataaGGGTAATCTGAGAAAActtgaaatgattcacacaggggaaaagctttttgcatgtacagagtgtggaaatagctttacacaaatgagtaatctgagaaaacatgaaaggattcacaagggaagatacctttcacatgtttag
- the LOC128660002 gene encoding gastrula zinc finger protein XlCGF26.1-like isoform X1 yields MNSYVLDKHMNSSYQPFTTASITMMPQTPTFLDTNDYSQKLGKSQQIFKEDGELAGTGQQSLCTESNLVIKQEDNNYALSSEIIIPEDKPQTFTEFLKHFKEEKSLQSSQMIHTKEKHFKCTECEKSFRYKSHLLEHHNIHTGEKPNTCTEGVKCFIQMTKRLAHERTHMREISFSCTECGKSFIQKSDLKKHERIHTGEKPFTCTECGKRFTEKSTLRKHERIHTGEKPFTCVECGKSFTEKSSLTNHERSHTGEKPFTCTECGKSFTEKSSLTNHERIHTGEKPFTCTECGKSFTEKSSLRKHERFHTGEKPFTCTECGKCFTEKSDLKRHERIHTGEKPFTCTECGISFTQISSLTNHERIHTGEKLFTCTECGKSFTDKGNLRKHEIFHTGEKPFICTECGKCFTDKGNLKRHERIHTGEKPFTCTECGISFTQISSLTYHERIHTGEKLFTCTECGKSFTDKGNLRKHERFHTGEKPFICTECGKCFTEKSDLKRHERIHTGEKPFICTECGKSFSRKSDLKNHERSHTGEKPFTCTECGKSFTDKGNLRKLEMIHTGEKLFACTECGNSFTQMSNLRKHERIHKGRYLSHV; encoded by the exons atgaactcctatgtgttag acaaacacatgaataGTTCATATCAACCCTTCACTACAGCAAGCATCACAATGATGCCACAGACTCCAACATTTTTAGACACTAATGATTATTCACAAAAATTGgggaaatcacagcagatatttaaagaagatggtgaattggcaggaactggtcagcaatcattatgtacagagagtaatttagtcatcaaacaagaggacaataattatgccttatctagtgaaattattatccctgaggataagccacaaacatttactgagtttttaaaacattttaaagaagagaaaagtctacagtctagccaaatgattcatacaaaggagaaacatttcaaatgtacagaatgtgagaaaagctttagatataAGTCTCATCTCCTAGAACACCACaacattcacacaggtgagaagccAAACACATGTACTGAGGGTGTCAAATGTTTTATACAAATGACAAAACGTCTAGCTCATGAAAGGACCCACATGCGGGAGATATCATTTagctgtacagagtgtggaaaaagttttatacaaaagagtgatctgaaaaagcatgaaaggattcacacaggagaaaagccattcacatgtactgagtgtggaaaacgttttacagaaaagagtactctgagaaaacatgaaaggattcacacaggagaaaagcctttcacatgtgtagagtgtggaaaaagttttacagaaaagagtagtctgacaaatcatgaaaggagtcacacaggagaaaagcctttcacatgtacagagtgtggaaaaagttttacagaaaagagtagtctgacaaatcatgaaaggattcacacaggagaaaagcctttcacatgtacagagtgtggaaaaagttttacagaaaagagtagtctgagaaaacatgaaagatttcacacaggggaaaagcctttcacatgtacagagtgtggaaaatgttttacagaaaagagtgatctgaaacggcatgaaaggattcacacaggggaaaagccttttacatgtacagagtgtggaataagttttacacaaataagtagtctgacaaatcatgaaaggattcacacaggagaaaagcttttcacatgtacagagtgtggaaaaagttttacagataagggtaatctgagaaaacatgaaatatttcacacaggggaaaagcctttcatatgtacagagtgtggaaaatgttttacagataaGGGTAatctgaaaaggcatgaaaggattcacacaggagaaaagccttttacatgtacagagtgtggaataagttttacacaaataagtagtctgacatatcatgaaaggattcacacaggagaaaagcttttcacatgtacagagtgtggaaaaagttttacagataagggtaatctgagaaaacatgaaagatttcacacaggggaaaagcctttcatatgtacagagtgtggaaaatgttttacagaaaagagtgatctgaaaaggcatgaaaggattcacacaggggaaaagcctttcatatgtacagagtgtggaaaaagtttttcacggaagagtgatctgaaaaatcatgaaagaagtcacacaggagaaaagccttttacatgtacagagtgtggaaaaagttttacagataaGGGTAATCTGAGAAAActtgaaatgattcacacaggggaaaagctttttgcatgtacagagtgtggaaatagctttacacaaatgagtaatctgagaaaacatgaaaggattcacaagggaagatacctttcacatgtttag